One Panicum virgatum strain AP13 chromosome 3N, P.virgatum_v5, whole genome shotgun sequence DNA segment encodes these proteins:
- the LOC120667211 gene encoding probable serine/threonine-protein phosphatase 2A regulatory subunit B'' subunit TON2, whose translation MSTASGDGADAGGDGATSAVAAPAGRRIPPASSMPWVRNLRRFVGTGTGLGSEALMELETKRILLEIFKERQRKSAEAGSIPSFYKKKPEEGSISSRVQRLAKYRFLKKQSELLLNADDLDAMWVCLRENCVIDDATGAEKMNYEDFCHIATVCTEQIGQKCKRFFSPSNFMKFEKDDSGRIAILPFYLYVMRTVSLTQARIDMSELDEDSDGFLQPHEMEAYIRGLIPNLAQLRDMPTQFVQMYCRIAARKFFFFCDPHRRGKACIKKVLLSNCLQELMELHQESEEEVTDTEQAENWFSLTSAQRICDMFLALDKDQNGTLGKQELKEYADGTLTEIFIERVFDEHVRRSKVGGVNGREMDFESFLDFVLALENKDTPEGLTYLFRCLDLNGRGFLTTADIHILFRDVHQKWIEGGNYELCIEDVRDEIWDMVKPADPLRISLQDLLSCKQGGTIASMLIDVRGFWAHDNRENLLQEEEEQVEEA comes from the exons ATGAGCACcgcctccggcgacggcgcggacgccggcggcgatggggccacctccgcggtggcggcgcccgcCGGGAGGCGGATCCCGCCGGCCTCGTCGATGCCGTGGGTCCGCAACCTCCGCCGCTTCGTCGGCACGGGCACCGGCCTCGGATCCGAGGCCCTCATGG AACTGGAAACAAAGAGGATATTGCTGGAGATCTTCAAGGAGCGGCAGCGAAAGAGTGCTGAAGCTGGTTCCATCCCAAGTTTTTACAAGAAG AAACCTGAAGAAGGATCCATTAGCTCTAGAGTTCAGAGGTTGGCCAAGTACAGGTTTCTGAAG AAACAATCAGAACTTCTCTTGAATGCTGACGATCTTGATGCCATGTGGGTTTGTCTAAGAGAAAATTGTGTTATTGATGATGCTACTGGTGCTGAAAAG ATGAATTATGAAGACTTCTGCCATATTGCCACAGTCTGCACGGAGCAGATTGGTCAGAAATGCAAACGTTTCTTCAGCCCTTCAAACTTTATGAAGTTTGAGAAGGATGATTCTGGGAGGATTGCCATCCTACCATTTTATCTTTACGTTATGCGGACG GTCTCTCTTACTCAGGCAAGAATCGACATGAGTGAACTTGATGAAGATTCTGATGGTTTCCTTCAGCCTCAT GAAATGGAGGCATATATAAGAGGACTCATCCCCAATTTGGCACAATTGCGCGACATGCCCAcccaatttgttcaaatgtacTGCCGCATAGCTGCACGCAAGTTCTTTTTCTTCTGTGATCCACACAGACGAG GGAAAGCATGCATAAAGAAAGTATTGCTGAGCAATTGTCTCCAGGAGCTTATGGAACTTCATCAG GAAAGCGAGGAAGAGGTAACTGACACCGAGCAGGCAGAAAATTGGTTTTCCCTAACTTCAGCTCAGCGCATATGTG ATATGTTTCTTGCACTGGATAAGGACCAAAATGGTACCCTGGGCAAACAAGAGCTCAAAGAATACGCAGATGGCACGTTGACTGAGATTTTCATTGAAAGAG TTTTTGATGAGCATGTCCGCCGGAGCAAAGTTGGAGGTGTAAACGGTCGTGAGATGGACTTCGAAAGCTTCCTCGATTTTGTTTTGGCTCTAGAAAACAAAGATACCCCTGAAGGCTTGACATATTTATTTAGATGCCTTGATCTTAATGGAAGGGGGTTCCTCACGACTGCAGATATCCATATTCTGTTTAG AGATGTACACCAGAAATGGATTGAGGGTGGGAACTATGAGCTTTGCATTGAAGATGTGAGGGACGAAATCTGGGACATGGTGAAGCCGGCAGATCCTCTCAGGATCTCGCTACAAGATCTTCTTTCATGCAAGCAAGGCGGGACTATAGCCAGCATGCTTATAGATGTGCGTGGCTTCTGGGCCCATGACAACAGGGAGAACCTTctccaggaagaggaagagcaaGTGGAAGAGGCATGA
- the LOC120667210 gene encoding anaphase-promoting complex subunit 7-like isoform X2: MEAARESMAALLDAGLFASAQTLGCFLVSSAGASNDASMSMKAESLVLHGDALYGEKEFRRALNAYKQAMQYSRSIPRQATSNIRSSVSATGRSPSPNSSNLLPFNENEVKFKIALCHSALCEHREALQEMEGIPSKVRTLKMNLMLGKLYRISRNSRSAVLCYKECLRQCPYVFEAITALAEMGLSAKEFSLLFSQAPNRGGKLPTDSLDAQRWWNRYVEAQCCIASHDYKGGLDIYLELMQRFPNNVHILLEIAKVEAIIGKNDEAIMNFEKARLIDPNIMTYMDEYAILLKTKSDYIKLNKLVHDMLHIDPARPETCVALAAMWERKDERKALTYAEKSLRVDDRHITGYIMKGNLHLSLNRPDMAVTDFRGAQELRADLRSYQGLVRAYLALAKCKDALFTAREAMKVMHQSAKALKLVGDVHAISSSGREK; the protein is encoded by the exons atggaggcggcgcgggagtccATGGCGgccctcctcgacgccggcctcTTCGCCTCCGCCCAAACGCTG GGGTGTTTCCTTGTGTCGTCAGCGGGTGCGAGCAACGATGCTAGCATGTCCATGAAGGCGGAAAGCCTG GTCCTGCATGGTGATGCTTTATATGGAGAGAAAGAGTTCCGTAGGGCACTG AATGCATACAAGCAAGCTATGCAATATAGCAGAAGTATCCCTAGGCAAGCAACAAGTAACATCAGAAGCTCAGTGTCTGCCACAGGCCGGTCACCTTCTCCAAATTCTTCTAATCTCTTGCCATTCAACGAAAACGAG GTGAAGTTCAAGATTGCACTTTGCCATTCTGCTCTATGTGAGCACCGTGAAGCACTTCAAGAG ATGGAGGGTATTCCTTCTAAAGTGAGAACGCTCAAAATGAATCTGATGTTAGGGAAGCTTTATCGAATATCAAGAAATAGCCGTTCAGCTGTTCTCTGTTATAAAGAGTGCTTGAG GCAATGCCCTTACGTTTTTGAAGCTATTACAGCTTTGGCGGAAATGGGGCTTTCTGCAAAGGaattttctttattattttcaCAA GCACCAAATAGAGGAGGCAAGCTTCCAACTGACTCTTTAGATGCACAACGATGGTGGAAT CGGTATGTTGAGGCGCAGTGTTGCATTGCTTCACATGATTATAAAG GTGGCCTTGACATATATCTAGAACTAATGCAACGATTCCCCAATAATGTGCATATCCTGCTGGAAATTGCAAAG GTTGAAGCGATCATAGGCAAGAATGATGAAGCAATAATGAACTTTGAGAAG GCTCGGTTGATTGACCCAAACATTATGACATATATGGATGAGTACGCAATTCTCCTAAAAACAAAATCTGACTATATCAAACTGAACAAGCTGGTACATGATATGCTGCATATTGACCCCGCGAGACCAGAGACGTGTGTTGCTCTTGCAGCCATGTGGGAAAGAAAGGATGAAAGAAAAGCTTTGACATATGCGGAAAAG AGCCTTCGAGTTGATGATAGGCATATAACTGGTTATATTATGAAG GGCAATCTGCATCTTTCATTGAACCGGCCAGATATGGCAGTGACCGACTTCAGAGGAGCTCAAGAATTGAGGGCTGATCTTCGTTCTTATCAAG GTTTAGTGCGTGCTTATCTAGCACTTGCTAAATGCAAAGATGCATTATTCACTGCACGTGAGGCAATGAAGGTTATGCATCAGTCTGCAAAAGCGCTCAAGCTAGTTGGTGATGTTCATGCAATCAGTTCCAGTGGGAGAGAGAAG TAG